A genomic region of Candidatus Atribacteria bacterium ADurb.Bin276 contains the following coding sequences:
- the fusA_2 gene encoding Elongation factor G — protein MNSNLNQGQEFEQLNIERVRNIGIMAHIDAGKTTVSERILFFTRKIHRVGEVHEGMATMDFLPQEQERGITISSAVTTCFWNNARINIIDTPGHVDFTVEVERSLRVLDGAVAVFCGVGGVEPQSETVWHQADHYRIPRIAFINKLDRVGADFFAVVNAIRKKLNANAHPIQIPIGKESDFIGVIDLIEMKAFTYRKDSDGMEFDWVDVPDSYRKEALIYRDKLLEAISEIDENIMQKYLDGDEINPQEIRQAIRKGTTTGKFIPVLGGSALRNKCIQPLLDAVVWYLPSPLDLPPVEGKNPKTNEIEKRLPMKKEPFSGLVFKISMDPHAGKISFFRVYSGQLQSGTYVYNSNKGAKERVSRILIIHANRREDVQAVKAGDLCGIVGLRNAATGDTLCEERYPIVLETLVFPEPVIEVAIEPKTRADQEKLGLALSKLAEEDPTFKVKTDEETGQTLISGMGELHLEIIIDRLLREFKVEANVGRPQVAYRETIRKSGRGEGRYVRQTGGRGQYGHVVLEIEPCDDNFVFEDKIVGGAIPREYIPSVQAGVKESLDNGVIAGYPVMNIRVRLIDGSYHPVDSSDIAFKIAGSLALRDAIKKSQPILLEPVMKVQIITPKDYLGDVIGDMSARRGKIEGIESKGELQVINAQAPLASLFGYATALRSVTQGRATYTMQFSHYDEVPENMMKEIIDKLS, from the coding sequence TTGAATAGCAATCTGAATCAGGGACAAGAATTCGAACAATTGAATATAGAAAGAGTTAGAAACATAGGGATTATGGCTCATATTGATGCCGGAAAAACAACGGTCAGTGAGCGTATATTGTTTTTTACCCGAAAAATTCACCGGGTAGGAGAAGTCCATGAGGGTATGGCAACTATGGATTTTCTTCCCCAGGAGCAAGAAAGAGGAATCACCATCAGCTCAGCGGTGACCACTTGTTTTTGGAATAATGCTCGGATAAATATTATCGATACGCCAGGCCACGTGGACTTTACTGTTGAAGTAGAGAGAAGCCTCCGGGTGTTAGATGGGGCAGTTGCGGTGTTTTGTGGAGTTGGCGGTGTAGAGCCACAATCAGAAACAGTTTGGCACCAAGCAGACCATTACCGGATTCCTCGGATAGCATTTATTAATAAATTAGATCGGGTTGGTGCTGATTTTTTTGCGGTTGTCAATGCTATCCGTAAAAAATTGAATGCCAACGCTCATCCGATTCAAATTCCTATCGGAAAAGAAAGTGATTTTATTGGTGTTATTGATCTGATCGAAATGAAAGCCTTTACATATAGAAAAGACAGTGATGGGATGGAATTTGACTGGGTAGATGTTCCAGATTCTTATCGGAAAGAAGCTTTGATCTATCGAGATAAGCTCCTGGAAGCAATATCGGAGATCGATGAGAACATCATGCAAAAATATCTGGATGGAGATGAGATAAATCCCCAAGAAATACGTCAAGCTATTCGTAAAGGAACAACCACCGGGAAATTCATACCAGTATTAGGCGGCTCGGCTCTTCGAAATAAATGTATTCAGCCTCTTTTAGATGCAGTGGTTTGGTATCTTCCATCCCCACTCGATCTGCCGCCAGTTGAAGGAAAAAATCCGAAAACCAATGAAATCGAAAAGCGGCTTCCCATGAAGAAAGAGCCTTTTTCGGGTTTGGTTTTTAAAATAAGCATGGATCCCCACGCGGGGAAAATTTCTTTTTTCCGTGTCTATTCTGGTCAACTGCAAAGCGGTACTTATGTATACAACAGTAATAAAGGAGCAAAGGAACGAGTAAGTCGAATTTTGATCATTCATGCGAATCGACGGGAAGATGTTCAAGCGGTAAAAGCTGGAGACTTGTGTGGTATTGTAGGATTGCGAAATGCAGCCACCGGCGATACCCTCTGTGAGGAACGTTATCCTATTGTTTTAGAAACGTTGGTGTTTCCTGAACCAGTAATCGAAGTAGCAATAGAGCCCAAAACTCGTGCCGATCAAGAAAAACTTGGTTTAGCCTTATCAAAATTAGCCGAAGAAGATCCAACTTTTAAAGTTAAAACTGATGAAGAAACCGGTCAAACGTTGATTTCGGGAATGGGGGAGTTACATCTTGAAATCATCATCGATCGTCTTTTACGAGAGTTTAAAGTCGAAGCCAATGTGGGTCGACCGCAAGTTGCTTATCGAGAAACAATCCGGAAAAGTGGGCGAGGAGAGGGACGTTATGTTCGTCAAACCGGTGGAAGAGGACAGTACGGACACGTTGTTTTAGAGATCGAACCTTGTGATGATAATTTTGTTTTTGAAGATAAAATTGTTGGTGGGGCAATACCAAGAGAATATATTCCTTCGGTTCAAGCCGGAGTAAAAGAATCACTGGATAATGGAGTTATTGCTGGTTACCCGGTTATGAACATTCGGGTTCGTTTAATTGATGGTTCCTATCACCCGGTAGACTCTTCCGATATTGCCTTTAAGATTGCTGGATCTCTGGCCTTGCGAGATGCCATAAAAAAATCTCAACCGATACTTTTGGAACCGGTTATGAAGGTGCAAATCATTACTCCCAAAGACTATCTGGGTGATGTTATTGGGGATATGAGTGCACGAAGGGGTAAAATTGAAGGTATCGAAAGCAAAGGAGAATTACAGGTTATCAATGCCCAGGCTCCTTTAGCTTCGCTTTTTGGTTATGCGACAGCCCTTCGTTCGGTTACCCAGGGTAGGGCTACTTATACTATGCAGTTTTCTCATTATGATGAAGTTCCTGAGAATATGATGAAAGAAATTATTGATAAATTGAGTTAA
- the rpsL gene encoding 30S ribosomal protein S12: MPTINQLVRKGRKQPKKKSSAPALKCSPQKRGVCTRVWTITPKKPNSALRKVARVRLTNGIEVTAYIPGIGHNLQEHSLVLIRGGRVKDLPGVRYHIIRGTLDTAGVENRKQSRSKYGAKRPKS, encoded by the coding sequence ATGCCAACCATAAACCAGTTGGTTCGAAAAGGCAGAAAACAGCCTAAGAAGAAAAGCAGTGCTCCTGCTTTGAAATGTTCTCCTCAAAAACGAGGAGTGTGCACCCGAGTTTGGACAATAACACCTAAGAAACCCAACTCGGCATTGCGGAAGGTTGCTCGTGTGCGTTTGACCAATGGAATTGAAGTAACCGCCTATATTCCTGGAATAGGACATAATCTTCAAGAACATTCCTTGGTCCTTATCCGTGGTGGTCGTGTGAAAGATCTTCCCGGCGTGAGATACCATATTATTCGTGGAACGCTTGATACGGCTGGTGTTGAGAATCGCAAACAAAGCCGTTCAAAATACGGAGCGAAAAGACCGAAATCATAA
- the rpsG gene encoding 30S ribosomal protein S7: MPRKGPVSKREIQPDPVYNSVDVARLMNKVMIKGKKSVSEQIVYGAFEIVREKSKRDPLEVFSQALNNVMPLVEVRARRVGGANYQVPMEVRPERSKSLGIRWLVNYSRQRAGRTMTEKLANEIIDAANGAGASSKKREDTHRMAEANKAFAHYRWF, from the coding sequence TTGCCGAGAAAAGGTCCGGTTTCAAAAAGAGAAATCCAACCAGATCCAGTATATAACAGTGTTGATGTTGCACGGTTGATGAACAAGGTCATGATAAAAGGAAAAAAGAGTGTTTCAGAACAAATTGTTTATGGTGCTTTTGAGATAGTTCGTGAGAAATCAAAACGTGATCCATTAGAAGTATTTTCTCAAGCACTGAATAATGTAATGCCATTGGTTGAAGTGAGAGCACGACGGGTTGGTGGAGCCAACTACCAGGTGCCGATGGAAGTTCGTCCCGAACGGAGCAAAAGCCTTGGTATTCGATGGCTGGTTAATTATAGCCGACAACGAGCAGGAAGAACTATGACTGAGAAGTTAGCCAATGAAATTATTGATGCTGCTAACGGAGCGGGGGCATCGTCTAAGAAAAGAGAAGATACTCATCGCATGGCAGAAGCCAATAAAGCATTTGCTCATTATCGGTGGTTTTAA